The Colius striatus isolate bColStr4 chromosome Z, bColStr4.1.hap1, whole genome shotgun sequence DNA window AAAGGTCTGTGTTATGGATCTGGGGTATCTGGTTCTACAGGCAATAAGTGGGTATTGAACTTAGACCAGATATTTCTGAATTTTGGTTTCTTGGGTTTTTGCAACTTTATAtccttttcctgtgtttttgttAGAAAAGTAGTCTGTGAAGTCACATATGTAAAAGCTAGAAGGTGTAAAAAATTATCTGTGTAGACCTGCATTAGGTTCctatttctgaaatgaaaacgaaacaaattttctgtttctgaagtgcATTTAATAAGTGTGAGTATTTTTCTGTACATACATATACTAACTTCAAGTATTTTACTTTTGAATGTATCATGTTTAAGACAGTGTAAACACTGCATTCTTGGCTGAAGGAATGTATTAGCAGAAAGACTTTACCTCCATCTTTGTTGCAATTTATTTCTGCACAGTGTTGACCTTTTAAGACAGATCTTGGGCATGCTTTTCATTTGAGTTTCATCAGCTAAATACTCTAGTGTAAAGAGTGAACTGCACATCTAGAGCTCAGAGCCTGGAAAAAACCCTTAAATGTATGAAGATAAATAGAAGCTGTTTTGATCAGTAGACTATACAACTACACTTACACCAAACATGCACTGAAGATTTCAGTAGTACTGTATTGTTTCCTGACCCACTGTAGTTCTGTTAGAGACTAGAAATACAACAGCAAAGTGTACTGTAAGCCACTGTCTTCTTGGCTTTAGAAAGTGTACCAAAAGTGCAATTTAAGGAAGTGTCAGGAAACTTATTTCTcaacttttaaaagcaaaatctaATAATTATGAAGGGAAAGTCTCATGTGAATGTAGAAACTTCCTGACAGTGTAACAAAAACTAATGATCTGAGGGGCAGTTAACTGGAATTTGCAGGGCTAATAATGAGAGCTTTCTGTTAATAATTTATGTACTAATTTAGAGGGAGGCTGAAAAGTTACTATTACTGAATCTGTAGTATGTATAATATATTGTGAAGAACAAGGTAAAATTAAATTGTGTAATTTTAATGGCAGTCAACCCTGTAAAGGCTTTGTTATGTTGGGAAGAGACTGGGAGAGTTtgtctccttctcctccagtgAAGTGCTCGTATTTGAAGTTAAGTAGAATTTTCATTTATTGAAGCCTAATAGTTAAATATTTAACCAACGCTTACTTTGTGATTTTCTGTGAGTAGAGTTTTCAAACAGGTGGCACTGGTGCTTACTTGAAATTTCCTCACATGATATTACAACGGGGTTGTCTTTAAGCAAAAGACTGCGCAATGTCATGCTAATGACAAATAATATGCATGTAAATGATAACACAGAAGATAGAAGGCTATTTGTTATGTatcaaaggtattttttttcttcttggtaTTGTGAATCCTAACTACACAAACAGGGAGATTAATGTGGGACTTCAGGATAAAGACCtaagaaagcaataaaaatagtTTGCCTGGGTGTTTGCATGCTTGATAAAATACCCAACTCCCTTAGAATACACTGGCAGTCTGAAAGGCACCAGCTGTGATGAAGGACCTGTTGTGATGGATTATATTTTCCATTATGTACAATTATTGCTTCAAAACATGTAAATCAAAAGGCTTGGCAGATGGAGGAAGAGTTATAGTGTAGAGGCAAACAAAGCCAGTATTGAGTGAGCCCAGTTTTAATTTTCCTACAGATCTCATCATCTccagaaattattaaaaaatagagagggaaggaaatttaaagaactttttatgcagctgagcAAAGTGCCGTGATGACAGAAGCAGATAAGCACAGCAGCGATGGAACCAGAATGGGCTTCAGCATGCAATAATCCACTCCCTCCATCCTCATTTCTGCCCTGAAAGGCTGTTAAGACTGATGATGTGTATCTATCAAGAGACAGGAAAGGTGTCCTAAAatgactgtcatggtttaatccCAGTCAGCAACAAACAGACACACAGCTGTTCTCTCTCTCATCCCTGGGTACAATAggagagagaatcagaagagtatCAGGGAGAAAACTTGTGgactgagataaagacagtttaataggtaaagcaaaacaGGGAATTTGTTCCCCACTTTGCATGGGCAGGTAGATGTGTTCACTCATCTCCAGGAAGGCAAGACTACATCACCCATGACAGTTATTCTGAACatcccctcttcctccttcttctcccagCTTTATACACTGAGCACAACTTTGTATTctctgggatatccctttggtcagttgagGTCAGCTATTGCAGCTATGTCCCCTACCTGCTTCCTGTGCATCCTCAGCCCactttctgaagcagaaaaggccttggctCTGTGCAAGCACTACTCAAGCAAACATCTCCATCtaatcaacactgttttcagtatGTATAGACCCCATAGTAGCTACTGTGGAGAAAACTAACTATGgaagccaaaaccaggacacaagGGAAGAAGTGcaaattgaagaaaaatgtgaagatAGTAAGCTTAAGTTTCTGTTTCATCCTTGAAAGCAAATACAGAATCTTTTCTAGAATAGTTCGCCACGTGCAGTCTGGAGCTCATGCCCCTCTTCCAAACTGGAATAACACTGGCTGGCTTCCAGTCAGCAGTGACCTCTCCAGACTGACAAGACTTTTGGTAGATGGTTCAAAGGGTTCCTGCCATAACATTCACCAGCTCCTTCAGGACCGTGTGCAAACCTCATCGGGCTTCATGGGCTTGTGAACATTTGGCTGGTAAAGACAGTCCCTTACAGCTTTAGTATACTCTACTGGAAATAGTACTGCCACCACTGTTCCCAGACTCATGGTACTCTGGCTTCAGAAACAGCCCAAGGTCTATCCATATTATTAAAGACCATGACAAGAGAAGCATTGAAtgcctcctctttttcttcatccttATTAGTCTGGTGATCATCTTGAACAGGTATCAGTATGATGTTTTCTTTAGACCTCTTCTTGCTATTAATATACTTCAAAAAGCCTTTCATACTCTCTGACCCAGCACTAGCCAGTTTCAGCTCCATTTGAGTTTTGaccagtgtcatggtttgacatgacagccttttctagtAAGGGGGACATGGCTATagagatggcttctgtaagaagttgcttgaagctctccccagctctgagccagacccactgctggggctgagacaattagatgcccccatgatcactttttaagaagacaaCAGGaggctttttcctctctcctttcttctgtctcgtcttttctggctggtggtggtgcaaggagtgggaagaacaggaagcaaccatgcggactccaaggtcaatgagaaaagagaggaggaggtgtgctggagcagagactcccttgcattctacggagaggactggtaaagctgagatttgtttgcattttgttaaagactctGCATCAGCCAtagagacttattttgataatAAGTCTGTATCAGGTgcaaagactcattttgctagaaTCCCTGAATCAGGGGcggagactcattttgctaagaaccccgagccaggggcagtgactatggccagaggaggccatgtcccgtgggaggaactcaatcacttcattacagaccccaagccagggggcAGTGATTGTCTTCAtgaaaactatggccagaggaggccctgtcccatggaagggaccctgtatctgcagaaactgcaactgcgGCAAAGAATCctcaccagagatattcaccaaggactgtgtcccgtgtgagggaccctgtattggccgaagccacagctgttgggaacaacccacaccagagaagtttgttaaggactgtgtcccgggggaggaaccccgtgttggagcagaggaagaatgcaaatagtcgtcctcctctgagcagagagaagcagcagagcccttatgtgagagactgatcacatcccccattctcTGCCCCCTTGAGCtcttgagggaggaggaggtagagatatcaggagcagtgagctgggcctgggaagaaaggagggatgggggaaggaaatcttaaagtgctagttgtaattttctcatcatcctactccctttttgcttttgttccattctgtttcttgtagaataaactttcctactttcctctcttaagttgagtactggagtctgttttgcccagaaccgtaattggcagtaagccctccctgtccttgtctcaatccacaacaaccttgcgtatccttttcctcccattttgctggggcgtCTGCCATTCTAAAGAGGggggcaccaagtgagagactgttgtcGTGCTTCTGTggtagctgggccaaaccacaacagccTGTCGTGTTTTCtccatgtgtgtgtgcagaacCATAGCTCAATAATCTTCCTGCAAAGCTTGATCTTACTTTCAGAGATGGTAAAATTTCAAATTTCCTCTTGAGCACCATGAGGAGTTACCTGTTCAGCCAAGCTGGTCTTCCTTTCCTGCAGTGCATTGGAACTACCTGCTTTTGTGCTTTAGTGTCATGGTGGATTCAATTTtaattctggggttttttgaatAGTGAGGCAAAAAGAtccttaaaaattatttcaggcaGTAACATTTTGTATAACTGGCTATCAGCCTTGATCTTTAATCAGATCTTTAATATTTTGGCTTGCCATCTAAGCCTTTCATAGTCCATAGATGTCAAAccacctgtttttttttttttactaataaTGCTCAGgtgttttttaactgtttttaactcttttatttttttaaaacaaatgtggCAAGATTTGGACTATAATTTTATTACAGTTTGTGTAATTGTGTTTCTTCCCTTGCAGGAAACACCGCATTACATGACTGTGCAGAATCTGGAAGTTTGGAGATCATGAAGATGCTACTGAAGTATTGTGCTAAAATGGAGAAGGATGGTTATGGAATGACTCCTCTTCTGTCAGCTAGTGTGACAGGCCACACAAATATCGTGGACTTTCTGACCCAACATGTACAGACCAGCAAAGCTGAGCGCATAAATGCTCTGGAACTTCTAGGAGCAACATTCGTGGACAAAAAGAGAGATCTCCTTGGTGCTTTGAAATACTGGAAGCGAGCTATGGAAATGAGATACAGTGATAGGACTAACATCCTGAGCAAACCTGTGCCACAAACACTAATTATGGCGTATGATTATGCTAAAGAGGTGAACAGCTCAGAAGAGTTAGAAAATCTTATTGCAGACCCTGATGAAATGAGAATGCAAGCATTGTTAATTAGAGAACGCATTCTTGGCCCTTCTCACCCAGATACATCCTACTATATTAGATACAGAGGTGCTGTCTATGCAGACTCTGGAAACTTCAAGCGTTGCATCAACTTATGGAAATATGCTTTGGACATGCAACAGAGCAATCTTGACCCACTGAGCCCTATGACAGCCAGCAGCTTACTGTCATTTGCTGAACTTTTCTCCTTCATGCTGCAGGATAGGGCAAAAGGCCTGCTGGGTACTACAGTCACATTTGATGATCTCATGGGTATATTGTGCAAAAGTGTTCTTGAAATAGAACGAGCTATGAAACAAACCCAGTGTCCTCCTGATCCAGTACAGCTGAACAAAGCCCTTTCCatcattttgcatttaatttgctTGTTGGAGAAAGTACCCTGCAGCTCAGAACAGGAGCATTTTAAGAAACAGACTATTTACAAGTTTCTTAAGCTTCAGCCTAGAGGGAAGAATAACTTCAGTCCACTTCACCTTGCTGTTGACAATAATACTACTTGTGTGGGTCGCTACCCAGTTTGTAAATTCCCCTCTCTACAAGTTACTGCTATCCTGGTGGAATGCGGTGCTGATGTAAATGTCAGAGACTCTGATAGCAACAGTCCGTTACACATCGCTGCACTGAACAACCATCCAGACATCATGAATCTTCTTATCAAGTCAGGTTCACACTTTGATGCCACAAACTCTCATAAACAAACAGCTAGTGATTTGCTGGATGagaaagaaatagcaaaaaatTTAATCCAGCCCATAAATCATACAACGTTGCAGTGTCTTGCTGCTCGTGTAATAGTGAATAATAAGATATACTATGCAGGGCACATCCCTGAAAAACTGGAGAACTTTGTTTTGCTCCATAGATAATAGTGTGGAGTCCCAGAAGTACTATTCTTGAAGCACGACTTGGTGATGACATTTTCCTTGAGCACTGTTGTGATACACCAGCGTTCTCTTAGCTTGCTCCATCTTGCTTTCATTAGCTAAAGCGTTGTTAGCATTGGATCTACAGAGCTGGTTACCCGTATTTAATATGAATATGCCATATAATATATTTTGTGGATTATCTAGAAATGTAATGCCATATTTAAACTCTTAAAATTGTCTGCCAAAGGCTTGTCTATTCTGGTCTAATTTGCCTGTTTGGGACTGAGTTGAGTATTTTCCACTGATGTCTTTTTACTATAACTGTTAAGTGGATTTTATACAGTTGGAAGGTCAtcttcttttggttttgcttgagCATTTCTACTCTTACTCTGTTCTTTTTCTATGGACTCATTGCTAAACTGTACAAGTTGTATGGACTTGTTAATGTTTGCAACTACCATAAGTGCTTTTATCTTCTCTATGCACTGGCTTAAATATGACTGTTGTGTGTGAGCATATTTCTATGCAGCACTTGGCCAATTTCAACTTAAATGCcaattttgttttgcagtttgtTTGAAGCTCTTTTGAGAATGCTGTCTTCGTAGCATGATGAATTTTGGAGTTACTTATCAGTGCTCCAGATTTGGGTTTGACTTCTTTTGGCTGCTGTAACTGAGGTTGCTTTCTGTTTGATCCTCTGGAAGTTTGTTCGAAATTTGGGCAAAGAAAATCTTGCTTTTTCTCATCGTAGTCCACTTGAACTTTAAAtctgaaaattgttttattaCATTGTGCAGTTAAGGGAAGAGTCTTCATTATGTATGACTGACACCTTCCCCTTTGCACTAATGTATTGCTTGTGCTGGTTATGTGACTGGATGTGCAGTTTGCTCAAAGTTTAACCTCAAACTTAATGATACACTGTAATGAAAAATAGATCAAGTGTATGCTGTAGTTTAAAATTTACAGATCAACTTTAGCTACAAAAGAAACTAGAGCATGTTGGTGGCATGATGCTTATCAGTCCAGACCTAGACATCATCTAATATAATAGTAAGTGGCTGTATGCCAGGGTGTTGGAAGTTCTATAGCTGTGtccttttttcttcaatttaagTATCTTTATGAATACTTGCATGGATTTTTCATCTCTAGTGTGTCAGCTGTACTtaacaaaaagcagaagttcTGTTGTGTATATAGCTCCTACTTAAAGTActtatttttataatatttGCACAACAGCTTAGCTTTTACAACAGAAAGGGCTCTTTTGACTTGATAAGAAATCTATTAAATGAAGATCATAAATGTGAGTGCGATTCAGGTAACTAATATAATTCAGCACTTTACTATTGATTAGTAGTAGATTTTATTATGGCATATTAGCCCTGCAGATGTCTTAAAGTGAAATTCACTTCTCTTGGATAGCATACAGTTTACTTGCAAATTTAGTGGTCTAGCATATTGGATATTTTTGACTTGATGTTTCATTTTGGCTGTGGGCAGTAAGTTCTTGCCCGTGAAATTCTTGCTGCAGAAATTTAACAAGTTGATATAAGCCTTTGTCAGTGATAGAGGTATTTAGAAGCCAAATTAATTAGATAAAGGCCAAGTTGGTTTAGGAGGGTCTTTGtaatatcttattttttaagCTGATGTTGGAACATTTTTGTTGCTTGTTAATTGAGTTGAGGAAGAATGTGTCTTGGGAGCATATAAGAATCGTTCTTCCTtgcttttgtgctgttttgGTGTTCTTGTTAGTGTACAGCGTGGTGCCTACTAGCTTAGCCATTCTTGGTAAAAAATATGGGgatgtttttaaacaaagctaTGTTGAAAGCAGTGCTGTTTGTGTATTACCAGTTTCAGACTGTATTTTGAAGCAGCTTTCTCCTGTTTGTCTCATGCTATGTCTGCATTGTATGGAGTTATTGAAAATGAGGAAACCCTGTTAGTTTCTTTTGCAAATACACAGGAGTAAAATTCTTTTCAATTGGCTGAACTTCTGTGATTTGTAATGATTAAAACACATGCCACCCAAGCTGTCATTTGTGAGAACATGTAGTTTgattttttgggaaaaaaaaaaagcgccttttaaaatgcttttctacTACTCTGTACACACTGTGGTCACAGAGAAAGGGATTTTGAGTTTTATACTCTGTGACTCTGTACTGATCTTAAGTGGTTTTTTGGTTTAAGTTTCTCTGTCTATAAGTGTCAAATATCCCAACTAAAATTATTTGGACTTTATTATTCCAGAAATATAATCTAAAAATTGTTAATTGTTAGCAAGTTATTGAATGGAAACCATTCCCAAAAGCACAAGCATATCACTATTAAGTGTATGTAAATCTAGTGAAAATTCCTACAAGGCAGGCTTATTCTGTTAGCTGCTCTGTAAAGACAAACCAGTTTAATAGGACTTACTGGCTTATTGTATGTAGTTCTGTCTAAATATCTACCAATGTGTGTCAGTCCTAAAGACTGTTGCCTCCACACCAAATTTAGTTTTTCATGGTGGTGAGGCTGCTTGCTGAACTCTTACCTTGGCAGATACTTGCACTTGAATGTCCAGGCAGATGAGTTCAGTTTCCTTTTAGCCCTGTATGTTTACATTACTCTGTtcaatttttcttaattttgaaaCAAATCGGTACAGAGCCCGTGCTGGTTAAGGTCTTGGGGCTTAGTTCAGGATTTGCAAATTGAGAGGGAGGGTTGGGACAGCAGGCTCTGTCTGAGATGCACCTGCCACTAAGGCCAGTGCTAATGGGTAGCAGCAGTTATGCCCCCTCAGTCCCTGATTCAAGCcagtttttggggtttttttaattcagtatAGATACCAACTTTCTGAACCAGAATTTTGAGGGTGTTTTTTGTAGTTATTATACTTACTCTTGTTGCTATTCAGAGGTGAGAATATGTTTACTTTAGTGAAACATTCATGCCAATGCTAAATGCAGTGGTATTGCTAGCCAGACTCAAACTATGGTAAGGACAAGGAACTAAAGACCATTCAGAACACAAAGAATTGTTGTCTTTTTGTCCTATTTTTAACTGATTAATTTCctgttcttctcttttcttcctatttgggcttttttctgatgaaatatACTGCCTCTGAGCTACTGACACAGAAAAACATTGAGAATAGTGCAAAAAAGATTTTATGACCTGCAAGGGTGCAACAGGGTTTAAAACCGATTAAACAGTTTACAGATATGGCTCCTTAGAGACAAAACCACTGATACCTCCTTGCTTGCTGAGGCCTCTGAAGTTGTATTTTTGGAGGCAGGGGATAAATGCTTAAAGCAATTTTTCTTCTAATAATCCTGTCTTTCAACTGAGCTACTTCAGCTAGGAAGACATTCtcctaaaaaaatgaaatgcttttcttaCCAAATTCTAAAACTGTATTCCTATTTTTGTATTGTTTATGGTGGTAACAAGATTCCAGCTGTCTGTGGTGTCTCTGTTCTGTTTGTTAAGTGCAGTGTAAAGACACTTTCTGACATGCAAGGCAACATTGTGGTTAGTTTTCCATATATACTTTACAGCAGTCTCTGGATAGGAAGTAATTTTGTGTATTTCCAAAATCCCCAAAGAGGTCTCATTTAACTACTATTTTACAAGTGCTTAAAATtaacttctttccatttttacaaaacactattttgaaaaataataagaTTGCTATAGCAAAATCCTTACAGGGggatttataaaaaaataaaaaaccttaCGAGGAAAAAATGTGCCTTTCCTCAGTTTTCGATCAACTACAAGGTGACTGGTCTTGAAGTAGCTTGGAAATACTGAGTACAATGCTTGTTAAACTATAATGTTGATAAATGTGAATAAATAGACTGAATGCTAATTTCTATCTTCTGTGATTACAGTAAAGCCAGCTGGTATTTAACGCTTCACAGTCGATTTGGGGGATACTGATGGGAGACAAAACTAGACTGCTCATACCTCTTGGCTTTGAGTAGAAAAGTAACTGTTGAGCCCTCAATGAGGGCAGGATGAGAAGCTGTTGTTGATCTGGTTTGAACTAATACTGTATTTGCGTTCCCTTCTATCACAAGTACTTCCTATGCAGGGCTAGCTCTGTGTATAGAGAtattgcagtttcttttttacATGAAATTCAGAAGTAACAGCAATGTAAAGAAGGAATAACAGGACTATTTATCTGCTCTTACTTTCTTTAGGCTCCAAATGCAGAtgacattaaaaatatgttttggaGAACACCTGTCTGAGTCTATATGTTTCCTTTAGGGTTACTGCAGTGCTGGTTGGTAAGCCTTGTTTTTATTGTGGAGTGTAAGTAGTTAAATGTCAATGTTGCAGCTCTAGACTTCAATTTTCACATCAATAAGaattacatttttaacaaaatgtcatatatcattctctttttttcttcctgtgaaaTGATGGTCCAGATAAGCCTTTAAATTCTGGTAGTGGGTAACAGTGAAGAAAAGGCTTCAACCAGATGATTCAGCAGACATTATTTTCCCAGTTTCTAGAAAATGCCATTGGTCATGCTATTAACTCTGTACAAACACAGTACTTAGTTTGTAACATAAAAGCAGTTAGTGGGACCCTAAAAGAGGTAAGTGACAGACACTTTTCCAAGAAAGCTACACAAacttattttctcattaaagCTTTTGAAGTATCTTCCTTCTTTCATGGACAATTAAGGAATAGAATACTTTAAGGGTGAGAGAAGTAGTATGAGGAGACCCTTACTAAAAGCAGCATGATCTTTATAGTTGGGCACAGAGCCATGATCTTATACTTAAAGGCAGCATACACTTCAGAGAGCTGAAATTTTAGGTTTAGGCCTGATCAGTGACAAACAGCATCAGAAAAGATGAGGTTCTGGATGaggaaaagtgatccagagctTTCACAGTAACGTAAATTGTCACACAGATGTCTATAATTAATTGAATACAGATTATCTTCATTAGGAAAGGGAAGAAGCAGAAAGGATCATATGCATCGTTATTCATCCCTCTGCAGTTGCAGAtgatgaaatacattttcatctATAAGTGTCTGCTGGTTACCTAAGCTGTGTGCCCACGCAAAAATGCTTCTTGGCAGTAGCAAGTGTTGACTGTCAGCTGAAGACCAAAACTTGTCTAAGTGGCGCAGGAAGAGGGCAAAAGAGGCCAAGTGTATGGTATGTTACCTTAGTCTGGCAAAGGTGATACATTTGTTTCCCACACAATATTCAGAGGCCCTTATGCCATCCAGGCTGAAAGGCAGAGAGCCCATCCCACTCCCGCCAGGTCAAAGCCTTGCCTTGCAGTTGATCTCTGACATTCAGAAAAATTGAGGAGAGAGTTTCTGTTCTCAGAAGTAATGGACGATGATGTTGAATCAcacacaaaggaggaaaaagaattgCTTTCTGATCACTTCAAGTGACTTGTCAGAAGCCAGCTGAGTGTGAATCTGTGATGTAAATGCCAACTACCTCTCGCATCAGACTAAGACATGTAGGTTCCTATCTGAAATTCAAAGGCTTGTTTCTGTCATAGCTGCTGAATATTTGTCAAGTCCTAATTTCCTTGCCAGATGTCTCTTTAGGCAGCTGATGTGGAACTGCAGTCCTTCTTAGCCAGTTAATTCCCATggggtttgtattttttcatgttttcatatttaaacTTTTCATAGTTTCAGCACTTTTCTGTCATTTGGAGTTACCCTCTCTCAGCCTTCTTGTGGTTATCTTAAAccatccaaacaaaaaaaaacccaagcaataAGGATGAACAAAGGACAGACAATAGTCCAGAGTCGAGTAAGCTGACCTAATGtttaatttttcccttttccactcCCTCGATGTACGTGACCAAAGTAAAAACAGGATTTACTGATTCACTAAATAATTTTTGCTGCTGAACCTGCAATTTAACTTGCCAATTCTTTCCTTCTTACAATGGGAATGGCTTTTTACAGTATACAGCATCAgttgttttctctgcagataTTTCAGCATGTCATAGTCTGATTTTGTTTGATTCCTCCAAGTATTCACGTACAGCATTATCCTAACtggaaagtgggataaaatgtTCAGTGAATGAGCCAAACTGgaattgtttttttatttccGTCCCATAGTTTCAGAATAGTAAACttgctttttcccctttttttgcaCATGTGGCTACCAGGCCACACAGTACAATTATTTACTGTCCTCTAAGATGAAGTCCTCCTAAGCTGTCtgtgtgttttctctgtttttccgGCTTTGCTGTTTGAGGGAAATACATAATCTTTTTTATTATGCTTTCCCCCCATCTCTCATGCTTAAAGTGCAAATTCCAGagagttgaaaaaaaaccctaaagcaaacaaaaaaacgGGGCCTACTGTAAAATAACAACATATGCTCTGTGAAGGAGATGCCCAGTGAGTTGTGAAATGAGGGACATGTATGAAAAGGAGCACACATGG harbors:
- the FEM1C gene encoding protein fem-1 homolog C, whose product is MDLKTAVFNAARDGKLRLLSKLLASKTREEVALLMSEKTNGATPLLMAARYGHLDVVEYLLDHCSASIEVGGSVNFDGETIEGAPPLWAASAAGHLKVVQCLLDHGASVNNTTVTNSTPLRAACFDGHLEIVKYLVEHKADLEVSNRHGHTCLMISCYKGHKEIAQYLLEKGADVNRKSVKGNTALHDCAESGSLEIMKMLLKYCAKMEKDGYGMTPLLSASVTGHTNIVDFLTQHVQTSKAERINALELLGATFVDKKRDLLGALKYWKRAMEMRYSDRTNILSKPVPQTLIMAYDYAKEVNSSEELENLIADPDEMRMQALLIRERILGPSHPDTSYYIRYRGAVYADSGNFKRCINLWKYALDMQQSNLDPLSPMTASSLLSFAELFSFMLQDRAKGLLGTTVTFDDLMGILCKSVLEIERAMKQTQCPPDPVQLNKALSIILHLICLLEKVPCSSEQEHFKKQTIYKFLKLQPRGKNNFSPLHLAVDNNTTCVGRYPVCKFPSLQVTAILVECGADVNVRDSDSNSPLHIAALNNHPDIMNLLIKSGSHFDATNSHKQTASDLLDEKEIAKNLIQPINHTTLQCLAARVIVNNKIYYAGHIPEKLENFVLLHR